A genomic region of Polyangia bacterium contains the following coding sequences:
- a CDS encoding serine/threonine-protein kinase, which produces MEQARIPDRYKLLQEVGQGGMAIVYRASDSTLKREVAIKILHQHLSAEPESKARLEREAQAVAKLRHENILEIFDYSGTDSHSSYIVTEFIDGPTLKQWLNDHAIAHPEVAALIAAEVGGALVHAHGAGIIHRDIKPENVMIRKDGLLKLMDFGIAQVVDLQRMTVTGQLLGSPAYMAPELIEGKPLDFRTDVFSIGIMLYQLATGRLPFSGKNPHEVLRRIGEGRFPDPRTINRQIGDGLNRIIAHALARNPDDRYATVGLLTADLAEYLGDAGLTDVRSELRAYFADPAAFERTLPDRMAGALVVAADRQLEEGRSARAMELWNRVLAFNPQHPAVLTALKRLEGRTRLKHAALVTAIVGGIAGMIWGIARVQPAPEPRPAPPIAASPTPTPTPTPSLAEKAGATPVAAPTPPPPVAAERRPEPHPRPMHVGLPAKAPANSAEEATAAAGGTRTFVLGPTPQNVDVYLDGQRQFAYDPDHQSLSVPWTGNHVIEFRSPSDCCFVERIEVGPDRPAPPDNVLARRLKWRPARLLITTDPPLPNARIMIKDLVHGGKATPAAAGEDVAVPFLATDEPSKEIEVGVETGDSFTSDRVTVRAGQRLTHVVKVRAGN; this is translated from the coding sequence ATGGAGCAAGCGCGGATCCCCGATCGGTACAAGCTCCTCCAGGAGGTAGGACAAGGAGGCATGGCGATCGTGTATCGAGCGTCTGACAGCACGCTCAAGCGCGAGGTGGCGATCAAGATCCTGCACCAGCATTTGTCGGCGGAGCCCGAATCGAAAGCGCGCCTGGAACGCGAGGCGCAAGCGGTGGCGAAGCTGCGCCACGAGAACATTCTGGAGATCTTCGACTACTCGGGCACCGATTCGCATAGCTCGTACATCGTTACGGAGTTCATCGACGGACCGACGCTGAAGCAGTGGCTGAACGACCACGCCATCGCCCATCCGGAAGTAGCGGCGCTGATCGCCGCCGAAGTGGGCGGCGCCCTGGTGCACGCCCACGGTGCCGGCATCATCCACCGCGACATCAAGCCCGAGAACGTGATGATCCGAAAAGATGGGCTGCTGAAGCTAATGGACTTTGGCATCGCCCAGGTGGTCGACCTGCAGCGCATGACCGTGACCGGACAACTGCTGGGATCGCCGGCGTACATGGCGCCAGAGCTTATCGAAGGCAAGCCGCTCGACTTTCGCACCGACGTGTTTTCGATCGGGATCATGCTGTACCAGCTGGCCACGGGTCGCCTGCCGTTTTCGGGGAAGAACCCGCACGAGGTCTTGCGCCGCATCGGTGAGGGGCGCTTTCCCGATCCGCGCACCATCAACCGGCAGATAGGCGACGGCCTCAACCGCATCATCGCGCACGCCCTGGCCCGCAACCCCGACGATCGCTACGCCACCGTCGGGTTGTTGACCGCCGATCTGGCCGAATATCTGGGTGACGCCGGCCTCACCGACGTGCGGTCCGAGCTGCGGGCGTATTTTGCCGATCCGGCCGCCTTCGAACGCACCCTGCCCGATCGCATGGCCGGCGCGCTGGTTGTCGCCGCTGATCGACAGCTTGAGGAAGGGCGCTCGGCACGGGCGATGGAATTGTGGAACCGTGTGCTGGCCTTCAATCCACAGCACCCCGCCGTGTTGACGGCGCTAAAGCGCCTGGAGGGCCGCACCCGACTCAAGCACGCCGCCTTGGTCACCGCCATCGTGGGCGGCATCGCCGGAATGATCTGGGGCATCGCCCGCGTGCAGCCGGCGCCCGAGCCGCGACCAGCGCCGCCCATCGCCGCGTCGCCGACGCCGACCCCGACCCCGACGCCAAGCCTTGCCGAGAAAGCCGGCGCTACGCCGGTGGCGGCGCCGACGCCCCCGCCGCCCGTCGCCGCCGAAAGACGACCTGAGCCGCATCCCCGACCCATGCATGTCGGTCTCCCGGCAAAAGCGCCGGCAAACTCCGCGGAAGAAGCGACGGCGGCCGCCGGCGGCACCCGCACCTTTGTCCTTGGCCCGACGCCTCAGAACGTGGACGTTTACCTCGATGGTCAGCGGCAGTTCGCTTACGACCCCGACCACCAGAGCTTGTCCGTCCCGTGGACCGGCAACCATGTGATCGAATTCCGCAGCCCCTCTGATTGTTGCTTCGTCGAGAGGATCGAGGTCGGCCCCGACCGCCCCGCACCGCCCGACAACGTCCTTGCTCGCCGGTTGAAGTGGCGCCCGGCGCGCTTGCTGATCACCACTGATCCGCCGCTGCCCAACGCGCGCATCATGATCAAAGACCTGGTCCACGGCGGCAAGGCCACGCCCGCGGCGGCCGGCGAGGACGTGGCGGTACCATTTTTGGCCACCGACGAGCCCAGCAAAGAGATCGAAGTCGGGGTCGAGACCGGAGACAGCTTCACGTCCGATCGGGTGACGGTGCGAGCCGGGCAGCGCCTGACCCACGTGGTGAAAGTCAGGGCCGGCAACTAG
- a CDS encoding sigma 54-interacting transcriptional regulator, producing the protein MATLRMQMPGKGVKVYHIYKKITSLGRSEEADITLPDPLLAESHAHIHFDGRDFNIATTDRDAELYVNGRKRNKHRLTHEDRIRLGFIELEFSLYDEPVTDESAARTMAELNSYKKLLEFSQKLMASYELPTLLEQLLDVMIQVSNADKGFLVLMESGEPVVKVARNLRRETISDAVSQLSDSILARVVKSRKALIISDALSDSEFKNSLSVVNLKLTSVMCVPLLERGNMLGIIYVGNDNVAQLFEETHLEVLTIFASQASLLIRNALLVNELQLDNRSLQERMERMRFGEILGSSPPMQEVFRKVQKVAATDISVLVTGETGTGKELIARELHNRSTRAKGPFVTINCGAIPENLLESELFGHVRGAFTGAVSNKLGRFQAADRGTLFLDEIGEMPLSLQVKILRALQERVVVRVGDTNAEPIDIRIIAATNRDLEAEIKTGRFREDLYYRLNVVHLHLPPLRDRGDDIVVLARYMVGRYSPEYGGKVRGLTPNAIAAIKRHRWPGNIRELENRVKKAVVLADKALLGPEDLDLLPDDLPPILPLLEAKEKFQRDYINEVLLLNAGNRTKTARDLGVDPRTIFRHLEKEEGGDGAPDPEPSPATAKEPL; encoded by the coding sequence ATGGCGACGCTACGCATGCAGATGCCCGGCAAGGGCGTGAAGGTCTATCATATTTACAAAAAAATTACATCGCTTGGCCGCAGCGAAGAAGCGGACATCACCCTCCCCGACCCGCTGCTGGCCGAGAGCCACGCCCACATTCACTTTGACGGGCGCGACTTCAACATCGCCACCACCGACCGCGATGCCGAGCTGTACGTCAACGGCCGCAAGCGCAACAAGCACCGGTTGACCCACGAGGATCGCATCCGCCTGGGGTTCATCGAGCTCGAGTTCTCGCTTTACGACGAGCCGGTCACCGACGAGTCGGCGGCCCGCACCATGGCCGAGCTGAACTCGTACAAGAAGCTGCTCGAGTTCTCGCAGAAACTCATGGCCAGCTACGAGCTGCCCACGCTGCTGGAACAGCTCCTCGACGTGATGATCCAGGTCAGCAACGCCGACAAGGGCTTCCTGGTGCTGATGGAATCGGGCGAGCCGGTGGTGAAGGTGGCGCGCAACCTCCGCCGCGAGACCATCAGCGACGCCGTCAGCCAGCTGTCCGATTCCATCCTGGCCAGGGTGGTGAAAAGCCGGAAGGCGCTGATCATCAGCGATGCGCTGTCGGACAGCGAGTTCAAAAATTCGCTGTCGGTGGTGAATCTGAAACTGACCTCGGTGATGTGCGTGCCGCTCTTGGAACGCGGGAACATGCTGGGGATCATCTACGTAGGCAACGACAACGTGGCCCAGCTGTTCGAGGAGACGCACCTGGAAGTGCTGACCATCTTTGCTTCGCAGGCGTCGCTGTTGATCCGCAATGCCTTGCTGGTGAACGAACTGCAACTGGATAACCGGTCGCTGCAGGAACGGATGGAGCGCATGCGGTTTGGCGAGATTCTGGGTTCGTCGCCGCCCATGCAGGAGGTGTTTCGCAAGGTGCAGAAGGTGGCAGCGACGGACATCTCCGTGCTGGTCACCGGTGAGACCGGCACCGGCAAGGAGCTCATCGCCCGCGAGCTGCACAACCGCTCGACCCGCGCCAAGGGGCCCTTCGTCACCATCAACTGCGGCGCCATCCCGGAGAACCTGCTGGAGTCGGAGTTGTTCGGCCATGTCCGCGGCGCCTTCACCGGCGCGGTCAGCAACAAGCTTGGCCGCTTTCAGGCCGCCGACCGCGGCACCCTGTTCCTGGACGAGATCGGCGAGATGCCGCTGTCCTTGCAGGTGAAGATCCTGCGCGCGTTGCAAGAGCGAGTGGTGGTGCGCGTGGGCGACACCAACGCCGAGCCGATCGACATCCGCATCATCGCCGCCACCAACCGCGACCTGGAAGCAGAGATCAAGACCGGACGTTTTCGCGAGGATCTCTACTACCGTTTGAACGTCGTCCACCTGCACCTGCCGCCGCTGCGCGATCGCGGCGACGACATCGTGGTGCTGGCCCGCTACATGGTCGGGCGCTACTCGCCGGAATACGGCGGCAAGGTCCGCGGCCTCACCCCGAACGCCATCGCCGCCATCAAACGCCACCGCTGGCCCGGCAATATTCGCGAGCTGGAAAACCGGGTAAAAAAAGCCGTGGTTCTGGCCGACAAGGCGCTGCTTGGTCCCGAAGATCTGGATCTTTTGCCCGACGATCTGCCGCCGATCTTGCCTTTGCTGGAAGCGAAGGAAAAATTTCAGCGCGACTATATCAACGAGGTGCTGCTGCTGAACGCCGGCAACCGCACCAAGACCGCCCGCGACCTAGGCGTCGATCCGCGTACCATCTTCCGCCACCTCGAAAAAGAAGAAGGCGGCGATGGCGCCCCCGATCCCGAGCCGTCGCCCGCGACGGCGAAGGAGCCGCTGTAG
- a CDS encoding carboxypeptidase-like regulatory domain-containing protein, with protein MTSARTSGPPAAALIGAWLVATAGCAAPSTTASGCQKDTQCPTNQACMASTCIAREAPTGTFSVELVPTSDANAAITQINGVTFDGSSAAWTARPEVTITGGLGLDATLVGSSHVIATLPSAIPGLADLQFESEWPAGTKNTPTQFMLSVPDSVLGASAQVDVLPTPPDDRKQAPISLQTKLATTLWLTFPADALTVHGRLVSAIKNGRDGFLARALQGATVISNVAETQSGGVFSLTIPTGNISSDPTAAITVELSPSDDQSADPRFTSHAVTLTSNTDLGDVHLPAYGQPNVFRFEVHGDSSTGDSIGNAVVHAHASIDGSTDGSADYTRSGPTNMQGVADLSLLPGTADTLRPYDITVVPPADSKFGVVCLPAFPLAAGGTAAAPALASKVVLPRRAVVSGTIIDANQAPVVGMTIVATRTDVSASGACSTAVAVPSSITSRQSGQYQLLLDPGTYTIDYDPPAGAAVPRLTESAVPVAGDAERNVTLPAATLVEGVVQGVAGDTLASVLIHLYRVRCSAIDQQPCSGPNRLPPLLRAIAHTDNTGAFRMVVPQGSGY; from the coding sequence GTGACCAGCGCGCGTACAAGCGGACCGCCCGCCGCCGCGCTGATCGGCGCCTGGCTGGTGGCCACCGCTGGCTGCGCCGCACCGAGCACCACCGCGTCCGGCTGTCAGAAAGACACGCAGTGCCCGACGAATCAAGCCTGCATGGCCAGCACGTGCATCGCTCGCGAAGCGCCCACCGGCACCTTTTCGGTCGAACTGGTTCCCACCAGCGACGCCAACGCCGCCATAACCCAGATCAACGGCGTCACCTTCGACGGCAGCTCGGCGGCGTGGACCGCCCGACCGGAGGTGACGATCACCGGCGGCCTGGGCCTGGACGCCACTCTTGTTGGATCATCGCACGTGATCGCCACCCTGCCCTCAGCCATTCCCGGCCTTGCCGATCTCCAGTTCGAAAGCGAATGGCCGGCGGGCACCAAGAACACGCCGACGCAGTTCATGCTCAGCGTCCCTGACAGCGTGCTAGGCGCCAGCGCGCAAGTCGACGTGCTGCCCACGCCGCCCGATGATCGCAAGCAGGCGCCCATTTCGCTGCAAACCAAGCTGGCCACCACGCTGTGGCTGACGTTCCCCGCCGACGCGCTGACCGTGCACGGGCGACTGGTGTCGGCGATCAAGAACGGACGCGATGGATTCCTGGCCCGCGCGCTTCAAGGCGCCACCGTCATCAGCAACGTGGCCGAGACCCAATCCGGCGGCGTCTTCAGCTTGACCATTCCCACCGGAAACATCTCCAGCGATCCAACCGCCGCCATCACCGTCGAACTGTCGCCCAGCGACGACCAATCCGCCGATCCCCGTTTCACCTCGCACGCCGTCACGTTGACCAGCAACACCGATCTGGGCGACGTGCACTTGCCCGCCTATGGACAGCCGAACGTCTTTCGCTTCGAGGTGCACGGCGACAGCTCGACCGGCGATTCGATCGGCAACGCCGTGGTGCATGCCCACGCGTCGATCGACGGCAGCACGGACGGCTCGGCCGACTACACGCGCAGCGGACCGACGAACATGCAGGGCGTCGCCGATCTGTCGTTGCTGCCCGGCACCGCCGACACCTTGAGGCCCTATGACATCACCGTGGTCCCTCCGGCCGATTCCAAGTTCGGTGTGGTGTGCCTGCCGGCGTTCCCGCTGGCCGCCGGCGGTACCGCCGCCGCGCCAGCCCTGGCGAGCAAGGTGGTGCTCCCGCGCCGCGCGGTCGTCAGCGGCACAATCATCGACGCCAACCAGGCGCCGGTGGTCGGAATGACCATCGTCGCCACGCGCACCGACGTCAGCGCCAGCGGCGCCTGCTCGACGGCGGTGGCCGTGCCCAGCAGCATCACCAGCCGTCAAAGCGGCCAGTACCAGTTATTGCTGGATCCCGGCACCTACACCATCGACTATGACCCGCCGGCGGGCGCCGCCGTGCCACGCCTGACCGAGTCGGCGGTGCCGGTGGCTGGCGATGCCGAACGCAACGTCACCTTGCCGGCCGCCACGCTGGTCGAGGGCGTGGTGCAGGGCGTGGCCGGCGATACCTTGGCGTCGGTGTTGATTCACCTTTACCGCGTAAGGTGCAGTGCGATCGACCAACAACCCTGCAGCGGCCCCAATCGGTTGCCTCCGCTGCTGCGCGCGATCGCCCACACCGACAATACCGGCGCATTCCGGATGGTGGTGCCGCAGGGCAGCGGTTACTGA
- a CDS encoding zinc ribbon domain-containing protein produces the protein MPIQFVLFLVVAVLASAVVVAVIRRRWEAARPVAGQPAKRSPAVTPAKAAPPASGQICPACGHQYPSGLRYCPHDARALVPVGGAAIGGPTLGTQCPRCARLYEADKRFCPFDAEELVSASTAVTEGDRRGGRGGRVTRGAAKICPHCAAHYEADATLCGRDGAELVSVN, from the coding sequence ATGCCGATTCAATTCGTCCTCTTTTTGGTGGTGGCGGTCCTGGCGTCGGCGGTGGTCGTGGCGGTGATCCGTCGTCGGTGGGAGGCGGCGCGACCGGTGGCGGGCCAGCCAGCGAAGAGGTCCCCCGCGGTGACGCCGGCGAAGGCGGCGCCGCCCGCGTCGGGCCAGATATGTCCTGCGTGCGGCCATCAATATCCGTCGGGGTTGCGCTATTGTCCGCACGACGCGCGCGCGCTGGTTCCCGTCGGTGGGGCGGCGATCGGCGGGCCTACGCTGGGAACGCAATGTCCGCGTTGCGCCCGCCTTTATGAGGCGGACAAACGGTTCTGTCCATTCGACGCCGAAGAGCTGGTGTCGGCGTCGACGGCCGTGACGGAGGGCGATCGACGAGGGGGGCGTGGCGGCAGGGTGACACGCGGCGCCGCCAAGATCTGTCCGCATTGCGCCGCGCACTACGAAGCGGACGCAACGCTGTGCGGGCGTGACGGAGCCGAGCTGGTCAGCGTGAACTGA